Proteins encoded by one window of Actinocorallia herbida:
- a CDS encoding S8 family peptidase, which translates to MRITPREAFSPRGENVQGLHELASSPDVVMTPLFGADAERLRGRSAEASPNGEVDVATENLDRMARCYHVDAPESRFAELADRLMRLEVVEAAYVKPRSELARVMEDERTTEAINEMLPVVGEAPAVTPDFTSHQGYLGAAPAGVDAAFAWTRPGGRGTGVRIIDCEWGWRFSHEDLVQNQGGVIAGTNSSDSNHGTAVLGEISGDANTMGITGISPDAVISASSFSEPTATAIKSAADRLSPGDILLLEIHRPGPRATGSGQQGFIAVEWWPDDYLAIRYAVNKGVIVVEAAGNGAENLDDTVYDAPAAGFPAWWRNPFRRDGLDAGAVLVGAGAPPPGTHGRDWGPDRSRLDFSNHGACLDAQGWGREVTTTGYGDLQGGMNPDFWYTDRFSGTSSASPMVTGSLACVQGVLKAAGRVPLSPARAREILRATGAPQQDAPGRPASQRIGNRPDLRALIPMALRTQQWGGVQFHGTLAAGQTARWFTHSWPAHWHVVWTVVPTSPQPGAPQLTWRVRTERSSDRFAAYWIDVTNKTGAPVDFEARFDVLGW; encoded by the coding sequence GTGCGGATAACCCCGCGGGAGGCGTTCTCCCCGAGAGGGGAGAACGTCCAGGGCCTGCACGAGCTGGCGTCGTCGCCGGACGTCGTGATGACCCCGCTCTTCGGGGCCGACGCCGAACGCCTGCGTGGCCGGTCGGCCGAGGCGAGCCCGAACGGTGAGGTGGACGTCGCCACCGAGAACCTCGACCGGATGGCGCGCTGCTACCACGTGGACGCGCCGGAGTCCCGCTTCGCGGAACTGGCCGACCGGCTGATGCGGCTGGAGGTCGTAGAGGCCGCCTACGTCAAACCGCGGAGCGAACTGGCCCGCGTCATGGAGGACGAGCGGACGACCGAGGCGATCAACGAGATGCTCCCGGTCGTCGGCGAGGCCCCCGCGGTGACACCCGACTTCACGTCGCACCAGGGCTACCTCGGTGCGGCGCCGGCCGGAGTGGACGCGGCTTTCGCGTGGACGCGGCCGGGCGGCAGGGGCACCGGGGTGCGGATCATCGACTGCGAGTGGGGCTGGCGCTTCAGCCATGAGGACCTGGTGCAGAACCAGGGCGGGGTGATCGCCGGGACGAACAGCAGCGACAGCAACCACGGCACGGCGGTCCTCGGCGAGATCAGCGGCGACGCCAACACGATGGGGATCACGGGAATCTCCCCGGACGCGGTGATCAGCGCGTCCTCGTTCTCCGAGCCGACCGCGACGGCGATCAAGTCCGCGGCGGACCGGCTGTCTCCGGGGGACATCCTGCTGCTGGAGATCCATCGGCCGGGGCCGCGCGCGACGGGCTCAGGCCAGCAGGGCTTCATCGCGGTCGAGTGGTGGCCCGACGACTATCTGGCGATCCGGTACGCCGTGAACAAGGGCGTGATCGTTGTGGAGGCGGCCGGCAACGGCGCCGAGAACCTCGACGACACGGTCTACGACGCCCCGGCGGCGGGGTTCCCCGCATGGTGGCGGAATCCGTTCCGGCGTGACGGGCTGGACGCGGGTGCGGTGCTCGTCGGCGCGGGCGCGCCGCCGCCCGGAACCCACGGCCGCGACTGGGGACCCGACCGGTCCCGGCTCGACTTCTCCAACCACGGGGCCTGCCTGGACGCCCAAGGGTGGGGCCGGGAGGTGACCACCACCGGGTACGGGGATCTTCAGGGCGGTATGAACCCGGACTTCTGGTACACCGACCGCTTCAGTGGGACGTCGAGCGCGTCGCCGATGGTCACCGGGTCGCTGGCGTGCGTGCAGGGTGTCCTCAAGGCCGCGGGGCGGGTTCCGCTGTCCCCCGCGCGCGCCAGGGAGATACTGCGCGCGACGGGCGCGCCGCAGCAGGACGCGCCAGGACGGCCCGCCTCCCAGCGCATCGGCAACCGTCCGGACCTGCGCGCCCTCATCCCGATGGCGTTGCGGACCCAGCAGTGGGGCGGGGTGCAGTTCCACGGCACCCTCGCGGCCGGACAGACCGCCCGCTGGTTCACGCACAGCTGGCCCGCGCACTGGCACGTCGTGTGGACGGTCGTGCCGACGAGCCCGCAGCCGGGCGCGCCGCAGCTGACGTGGCGGGTCAGGACCGAGCGGTCGAGTGACAGGTTCGCGGCCTACTGGATCGACGTGACCAACAAGACCGGAGCGCCGGTGGACTTCGAGGCGCGTTTCGACGTCCTCGGCTGGTGA